The nucleotide sequence TAAACTGATATGATGTAAAAAGTTACCATCTGGTTTTACCATCTCTCCCAGACAGAGAGAGTCATAGCTATGACAGGACAAAGAGCTTCTCCTCAAGGGAAATGTAATAGCATAAAAAACTTGTTTCCTGATAGCATTTGGCTTGATGGGTAAACATaaacatgttcatttttaaatggggaattgtTGCGGCTGAGGTCCTGGGAGAAATGAGCTCAGATCCAAGTAgaagctcccggaagcagcagcatgtccctcctccagctcctacgtggaggagcagccaggcggctctgcacgctgccctgtccgcaggcaccgcccctgcagctcccattggccatggttctcagccaatgggagctcctggggcagtgcttggggctggggcagtgtgtggagccacctggctgcccctacacataggagctggagtggggacatgctcctgtttccaggagctgcgcagagccacagcacacgtggaatggggcaagccccagactccgCTCCCCGACAGGAGCTCAAGgcccagattaaaatgtctgaagggccagatgcaactcccaggctgtagtttgcccacacctgaGCTAGAGGGTCAAGAGCTTTTGCCTTTAGTGCTGATTAGCCCAAGATCCCAGCTCTGTGACAGGTTCAAGTGAAATTAGATTTTACATTTAGGTAGAGTAAACTCCATTGTTTTGATAACAATCTTTACTTAAAATGAGGGTGCACCCCAGCAATAAAGTCCACATGGTGAGATACCTTGCACTATCCCCCTCTTGTTTCCCATTGTGCTCAAAAAGGCCTGTATAGAACTACCGtgtatagatttcagagtagcagccgtgttagtctgtattcgcaaaaagaaaaggagtactaaccAATTAGTGACTTAACAAGCTGCTGACAGGCTCCAGCTCTGGGGATCAGTGGGGAGGACTTAATTAAAATAACTCATTCTTAATAACAGTTTGCTGTGGATTTTACTATACTGCAAGAATGCAGTGAGATCTATTACCCCagcatttccccctgccccccatttgcAACAAAGGTCTTTTTGTTAGTTTATTAAGCTACTATGAAGCCTCACCGATAAGGCTGACATTATTTTTCTAACTCATTTACAATGATCACAGGAAAACCATTAATTCCATGAATTTCTGGAGGGTACACTTTACAAAGATTAAACTGCTCCATGATCAAATAAACCACCGGGATTATCCCCAGCAAAACAGCTTTGCTTGTTGACATACTATCAGTCCTCGAATATCCTGTTTTTCTCTAAGCATTAATTGCTGCTGCTAGTCTTATAAAATTAACCACATGTGTTCTGTTAATAACTGGAGGCCTGATCCTCTAAGGTGGTAACTACTCccacaaagtgctgagcactcttagGTCCTGATGACTTTAAGAAtccagggtgctcagcatctcctaGGAGTAGCTCAGTAACTCACAGGATTGGGATCTAAgcccttgatcctgcaaacacttaagtacaTGTGGAACTTTACTCATGGGATTAATTCTAGTGACTGCAATAGGATTACTCATGGGTGTAAAATGTGTAAGTGTTGAAGGTTGGGGTTTACAGGTGTTTTATTAATATGATAAATAgggttttcaattaaaaaacacaaaGGTTTGCTAATCTGGGGTCTGTATCCTTCACAGGATCTGAAGAATGTAGGGCCTTGAGGAGCTTTACTGCTATACTGAAAGACGTTTAggaccgtttttttttttttttaaagcccagttATGTGTGCAAAAATTCACAAACAATCGTAAGCCTACAGTACACACCAGAGCAGTTAGACATGTAAGTGATAGACTGTGTGTTCAGATACCTCAGTGTGATTGTGACATATATGGACACTAGTGTGACTATACACACAACATTATCACTTGTATGATTCTGACTGGGCTGAGTGTGATTTTTATGTGTGAGTACAATTACAAAATGTGATTTACATAGCAGTGCAAACACATTCTTAACAAAAATGAATCAAGGCAAAACTGTTACTTACAAACTCAGGTGAGAATGACTAAAACATTCACTGAGGTTTGTCAATCTTCCCGGGTCCCTGGTTTGAGTATGGACAAACCTGGGCATagggaaaagccctgggaaaagtGATCATATGAcagcatggctacacttgcagatgtagagtgctgggagttaaaccagcccttggagaccgcagcagggaaagcactgcCGTGTGTTCAAACCGTCAGCTGCaagcagtggcatggccacattagcagctcttgcaacgccacagagagcagtatattggtagctatcccagtgtgcaagtggctgcaggatgcttttcaaatgggggggtggagggtgtatgtggggggagagactgtgttgggggagggcagagagtgtgtcagcatgctgtcttgcaAGTTCAGACAGCAGACAtcagcccacacacacacacacacacacacacacccctcctcagcagcaggagcattccacagtaatggttgctttgtcctggagcagataagcagctagctggcaggaaagggagctttgaaaggggatatctgcaTGCCTGCAGCTGAATTCAAAACAATGatcagagtggccacttgacgtCAAGGGATTACGGAAtgtttccggaggccaatcacaatgcagtaatgcaacacgtcaTCCACACTGAAACCCTGGTGTTTTCAGATGGGGCACAGCAAGCTCTATGCTTTTCATGgtggtggattaccaggagcactccagctgcagagtccaggcgctctaagtgccttgccagtgtggacacctcaagaattagggcacccggggctgatttaatgcgctctaacttgcaagagTAGCCAAGGCCTGAGTCAAATCAGCCCCAAATTGTTAATTAGAGGTGAGCTTTGCTTTGGAATGTTGGGTTCACAAAATTCAAACAAACACAGAGAGGGTACTACTACTACCTTACATGAAATGAAGTCTAAAAGAGATTTGTCTGAACTCTGCTGAACACCCTGGGTTTCACACAGCTCGAGTCTAGTGCTTTATCTGCCGCAGTCATggcaaaatgaaattaacaagagCTCTACCTTCACACTAGAATGGAAAACTGAACACAACAGGGCTTGATTTTCCTGCATGCATGGCATGAAGTAAGTAACAGGTAAGATAAATTTGGGGCCTGTCTATTCTTTGATACTGTTCCTTCAATTCAGTTGTTTTCCACTTATTATCCTTGACCCTGGTCCAATGCCCCTTGAAGtttttccactaacttcagtgggcactggatcaggtccttggTTAGTAAAGCTTTGATATATCAGTCCCTGGAAACATTGGCTAAATGATGTAGGTAACATATAATTGATACCCCTACACTGGAAACATTTATTCTCAAATCCATTTAATactttcttttccctctttcagtttaaaatatttcGGGCCACCCGAAAGTAATTAACGGTACTAGCTAGATGTCGCTCTGCACTCTTTTCCAGATAGCTCTACCAATGCTCCTCAAGCCTAACTAACAGAACTTGCAAAATACTGAGTGGCCTCAACTCCAAaggaaagctctttggggcagagagtgtctttttgttctgcgtttgaaCAGTACTTTGCACAATAGGGTCttggccatgactggggctctgaagtgctaccataatacaaacaaaaacGTAGTCAAAATTAAGGCCAATCagcacctgctgcaggaggtACTTCACATCTATTCAAAATAAGGACAGTAGGCAATGAGTGGATATCTTCATCACCCATAAGGCCATCAATATTACTCACTGGTTATACAGTCATCAAagctttcccatagttgatgctgCTACCATAGTTCCTTTACCTGTGGCTGGAACATTTTGAAGTCCTGGTGGCCTCACTACAGTCCAGCTGAGGTCACTGCACTCCTTCTCTAAGTAGTTTTCCATTTGTTTCATGTTGGAAAGCACACTTCTGATGAGTGGCAGGAGGAGAAAACGCACCATGAGTGGAGCATTCTGTCCAGACTCAGCTGTAAGGAAAGAGACATTCTTTTCACTCTTCTCACAGAATTCCTGAACATGAGTTTGGCTATATTGGCTATCACAGCACTCATGCATCCTCAAGAGATATGGCATCAGTCTAGGTATTGGGACAGAACGGATCCAGACAGGGAAGGTAAACCCAGAGGAGTTGCTTGTGAAGCATAGGAAAGTTGAGAGAGGGCCCCTTTACCATCTTTGGGAGTTTGATTCACTATAGTAAGGGCAGAGGTACGCATTAATAAGGTGAGGGAAGTCTGTAGAGAAAGAGACTGCAGGAGGGAACCAGGAAGCTTAGAGAGAATTTCCAGCAGACCTCAGTCTGTTGTcctacagatttaaaaaacacttttttaatgaaagtcaaAGAAGGGTGTTTTCCAGTGTTTAGCTATTTAACTAGCCAATAAAAGAAGGAATTCTAGATAAGCATGGTAAACACCTTGGCCTAGGCACTATAACACCTACTGTATCAGCATCTTTTGTCAAATGAGGCTGGTCTGTAATACTGTAAAAGTGGTTCACCAAATTTTCAGCTCTATTTGTAAATGCACCAGACAGGATATATTGTCCAGTCACATGAAATACAATGTAATTTATCGTGATCCTTGTAATATTCTGGATAGGATATGAGGTTTTTGGGAAAAATGAAGCCAAGACAGCCTCTAAAGAAGCTATCCCAGGCTGTATGCAGGACTTTGGGGAATTTTAGTGGGTTCCGCTTAGAAATCCAACAAGAAGGGATATGgggaaaaattttcaaaggcaccttatttagattgtaagccccttcagaaagggactgtctttttgttctgtgcgtGTACAATACTTAACACAATGTGCTCCTGGTCTGTGACTAAGGCTCCTAAGcagtacagtaatacaaataataaagtgacttaagagcctaagtcctattgacttgTAAGACAATGTAGAAGGTTAGGTCAATTAcggcttctgaaaattttatccctgGTCAACAACAACAGAACTGCTtgttcatagatactaaggtcagaagggaccattatgatcatctagtctgacctcctgcacaatgcaggccacagaatttcacccacccactcctgcgaaaaacccctaacctatgtctgagctattgaagtcctcaaatcgtgatttaaagacttcaagtagaagagaatcctccagcaagtgacccgtgccccatgctacagaggaaggcgaaaaacctccagggcctcttctttCCTTCAGTACTGAGACTCTTAATTTTCAGTTCAAGGTTCTCAGGAATCTCAGATGCTAAAATCCCCTTTACCCGGTAGACAATAGTAACCCCTCCTCCTTACTCATTCTCTCTGGAGCCAATGTCTAGAAAGATGCACTTGAACAATCCGCTGGTTACTGTACTCACGGGAAGTGTACCATGATGTCATGGTTATTACACGGTTCACTCTGGCTAGCCGCATGGCAGCCACTATAGCTTCCATTGAATCTGTGTATCCTGAAATTGCTGAGAAGATCTTGTAGGGGAAGCCCAAGCAGGAAATGACAGCATCTTGACCTTGAAAATGTCCCGACAACAGTTCTGCTGAAAAGATGTTTGCTTCCACCACCTAAAAAGATGTAATAATATCATAATCTTGTCAATACTTCTCTCCCCACCATACCCATCAACATTTCCTTCTCCTGAGGCACAGTGtgattaagggacttgcccaggttTACTCAGAacctcagtggcagagctgagaatagaattgAGAGAGCCTAACTCCTGGCCCACTGCCTAATACACTGGACGGCACTGGAGTTCAGTGCCTCCCAGCTCGACAGACTAATGATACTGACCTAGAGGATCAGGCTCTAGAGAGGACCCAGTCTTCAAGGGCGTGTTCACTTCTTTGTTTGCCTGGTCCAAAGTCAATGCTCTCTTCTCCAAGGTCACAAGAAGTCCAGTCAAGGTGTCTGGTGAAGCTGTTCTCTGAGGCAGTTAGACCCCATTCCTGCAAGCATCTCTTGAGAACTGCTGACTGctctcaaatcccactgaaatcagcactcTGCAGGAACAGAGCCTTTGGCAATTCCACCCTTTCAATTCCCagacccaaactgctgctggagCGCTCATCGttaaaattaaagaagaaaagagCAGGAAACGTGGTATAACATAAAATCTCCTGGGATTGTAGAGATATTGGCTCAGAAAGTAAGGTGGGAATTTCTAATAGGGCGGGAACCTGCAGGTGCTGTATCTGGTTTTCGGAGATCACATGCCACACAAATAATTTCGATGTCATTGGGCAGGCTGACATGTTTTTGTAGAATCATTTGCCCAACCTGAGTTACAATAGCTATCTAGAAAGCTGATCCAAAGCCTAGAGAGTCCAATGGAGAGACTTCAATTGaattcaacaggctttggatcagatccatagGCAGTATAAGTACCAGTAGATAAATATGGAATATATTTAggccaagattaaaaaaaagaaattagtgGTCCTCATTGCTTGCATTATTGGTTGCCTGACTTGAGACACATTAAAATGACCAcaatttttagaaagtgctgagcgcccaccctctgaaaatcaggcccctctaaAGTGTCAAGTtgaggtacccaaaatcactagtcacttcagCAAACGACCTCATATAGAAAACTATTATCTGCttagtatttaaaaaatgaaatacctTCAGATTTTTATGTTGAATAGTCAGTTTGGTGACATTCCGCACAAGTGCTGTCACTTCATGGCCTTGCTGTAGTGCTTGTGAGACCAGAAACTGACCAGATTGACCTGTGGCACCAAGAACCGACAGCTTCATAACTTATCTGCCAAGAAAAGGCAAGGTTGAGAATGGTTTTGGTTGTGAATAGCTGCCtggtatttaaatttaaaaggaaaaaaaaaaggtctctAGATGTTTAGGAAGACAGTAACTTTTAAGGTCCAACTCAAGTATCTTGTTTAACTTTGATTTCGGCACAGGAGCTCTCTAGGGACCAGAATGTGTACGTTACAATGTTGCGGTATGGAGTCACAGGACTGCAGGGAAAGCTCTAGGAGAGACTGCTCCTTGGGAAGTACAGCCCTTCACCCACTCCCCGGTGCAAGTGATGGGAATGAACAGCCTGTACTATGTTTTAGCACTATTCAGCCTGCTCCCATCTTCACTGCTGGCAAGTTCTGTAGGCTAGTAAGGATGCTGCGGCAGGACATGAAGGAATCAGTCACTGTAGTCCACCAAAGGCACGGACTGCAATTGTCCCTGGCTCTTGTACAGGATGCAGAAAAGCTTCTTGGTGTGACCCACGCTCATCTGATTCCCTCGCCATCACCTGTTCAAAGGCGAGGGACAATCAAcctctaagagtatgtctacacagcagacaTTGGCATTCCAGAGCGAGCGAGAACCTAGGTTGACAGACTTGGTCCAGTGGGGCTCGTGCTAGCACTCTAAATAAATAGCTGTCTAGACAGCCCTTTGAAGTTGCAGATAGGGCTGGAGCTCGGACTCTGAAGCTCACTCCCCTCTCTAGGCATCAGAAGCATTTCTAGTTAATATGGctattcatttgttttgttttgaggcaACTATCTGTCGTGGAAATTATGATGGGTAAAGTGTGTAGAAATATTTACACACACTGTACGTTTCCAGCAGGATCAAGGGGCAGGTGGGAATCTGTCCTAGAACAACTGCTGCTGCTCATCATTCTTTCTAGCTCCTCCCAGACTTTGCTCCCCATTGCCATTGTTAGTGTGGTGCCTCATACTTCGGGGCATATTGGGCAGATTGCTGCTACAGTATCAATGAATTTACTTACATTTACTTTATAATTAAAAAAGACCCAAGGCCATCCAGAGGTGCACATAACTATTCTACACAACCACATGTTCCTATCCCAGTTACCCGAgttctcccacccccattccctgcttTGGTCTTGTCTTTtattaaattgtaagctcttcagtcTAGGACTGTCTTCCTGTATGGCcatatagtgcctagcacaatgggtccctgatcctGGATGTGAGATCAACATAAGAATGCCTAAGGAATACTTAGCTCCTATATACTTTGCATTATAGGTCTCAATGTATTTTATAAGGGTGgttcattttacagattggaaagaTGAGGCATTGAGAGATGGGGTGATCCACCCAAACCCACAGAacaaactgggaatagaacccaggcctcctgactctTAGTACAGTGCCCTATAAACCAGCCTGACAAACTGTAACATTGAGGTACATAGTTTTCAGCAACTCAATTGGCTCagatttgtgtttttgatgatttaaaTTCCTTTCCTTTTGTACCTACTCAGCAGGAGGGCGAGACTTTTTTctaaggaagaggtggagcaggagaTTGTAGCCACTTCTTCTGTGATGCGAGGAACCACACCTCATTCGCCCAGTGCCTCTCTGTCCTGTGCTGTTTCCTAGATATCAGGCCTGCTGAGTGATCAAGGACCAGACAGCTGCTTGTATCATTCCAGAATGCAGAATCATCCTCTGGAGCCAGGGATTTCTGCTAGCTGCCATTGCTATATTTTCAGATTGAGACTAAATTCTGTGCTTGTGAGTGTACCTGCATATACTATTTATCTTATTTCTTTGCAAGGCTCTCTCTGGAGTTCACCCCTGTGCTGCCCTGTTCCCTTCTGGGAATTTTTTGGAACAGCTATTCCCCATCTGCTTCATGCTCCCCCCACCAGAAACTCCCTCTTTCCCCTATCACCACATACATTACATTCAGAGATACTGCAATGAGAAAAGACTATTAGATCACCTAGTCCATCCCCTGCCACTACCAATTTGTTCTATACACTCCTTAGGTGTCACATCgagtagcagcagcagtggggcAAGGGATCAGTGAGAAAGAGAGGGCTGCTtatttcctggtttcagagtagcagccgtgttagtctgtattcataaaaagaaaaggagtacttgtggcaccttagagactaaccaatttatttgagcataagctttcgtgagctacagctcgctccgatgaagtgagctgtagctcacgaaagcttatgctcaaataaattggttagtctctaaggtgccacaagtactccttttctttttgcttatttacTGTATCATATGATCAGTCCAGGATATTCTATAAGACTATTCAGTAGGAATTTAAACAGGCCAAGTTCTCCTTGCCCCACCCAGCACCACTTCTCAGCAACAAGGAGACAGATAAGAGCATAGAAGTGACTTTTCCCCAGCCCATTCTTTAATACAAACTAAAACAAATACTTACCAAAATCACTTGTTGGAGACGAGTGATGGGAGATGGCTATGCCCCTTGGTTAGAGTAGTAGCTAGAAGTAGCTCTGCACCAAACTCTCCAGAGAGTCTTACTGCATTTGTGTATGGGAGGCAGGAACTGGATTCAGGTTTCCTTTTCTGTCATGTTCACACTAAGTTCTCCAAACAAAATCCTCTGAGCATGTATGCATTGACCCCTCCTCTTCCTACCTCCTACAGGCTCCGCCTCCCTGATCGTTTTACTTGCCTAAAAATAATGTCTTAATtacttttggtttgttttttacgCATTTTGAGGCTTATCAGTAGTTTCCCACAGTCCAGCCCCATTCCCTTTTATCTATTACAACATGAACAATCCTGCTAACGCAGCAGAAAGTCACGGGCAGGGAGCCTGTAGTGCTGGGATGTTGCCACGCCTCCAGTGTCTTGTTACACACAAGTTATGCAAGGGGGAAAGAAACCCATTAACCACATTAGCTAGGCTGTCAGCAATACAAATTGCCACTGATACTGATTGCATCTAGACACTGTTTCTGGGACTTCTCTGACGTGGGGTCTCCATTTTTCAAGAGATCCTGATTTTGCGGAACAAATTTGTAGAACCGTGGGGTCTGCTCCTGCCTGAGCACATTGATTACTGTTTGgggtagtgcctagaagcctcAGTCAAGTGGGGACCTGGGATGGGGTGTATAAACACCACAGTGGCAGTGACAGCGGAAGGGGGGGGAGCCAGAGAGCTCAGTTAGAACATTCTGTGGCACCTGGAGTGGAGAGGCAATGAAGGATTAGACCCAGCTGGGGAGAGCCAGGCCAGGCTTCCTATAAGGGAAGGATTGCAGGGTAATAGGGGGAAGGAGatgtaaaagaagaagaaaggttgGGGTGGGTTTAGATTTACCTGCTGGGAAAGGAACTGTGATGAGGCCTGTAGGAAAGAGTTTGTAGTGTGGGACTGTTCCTGAAGCATCCGGATAGCTGGTGCAAAAAAGAGACTCCTAAAGCAGGTAGGGAAGAAAGAAGCCCTGTTAGTCAGCAGCTCAGGCAAAGCTAGGCGTTCAAGGAGACAGCTGCAGGGCTCAGTAAGATAGGGAGACAGAACTCTGCAGAGCCTGAGAGTAGGGTAAAAATGAGTCTGCAGGGAACTAAGCCTAGGCAGGGTGGAAGAGTTGTTGTTCCTCTGTCTTTGGACATTGTCTACCTGGGAGGGGTAGGTATGTCAACACTACAGGCAGGGGTGTGATTTGCAGTTCATGTAGATAAACCTGTGTTAACTTGCTAAAATAGCACTGAGGAGGATAGGCCTATCAAAGCTCATAAAACTAATGCTCCTTTAGCTGCACCTATGCCATTATCAACAGCTATTTCTGTTGCTCCACCTACATGCGTGACAAATTAAAGATAGCAGTGTTGCTGCCCTGAGGTGATTACAATATAATGTTGAGATGCTTGGAGGAAGAGGACAAACACCATCTGGGGAAAAGGGGGCTGGGAAGATGGAGGCTAGAGGCATGAAACAATGTAGTTGCTGATGCATCTTGAGGGTTAAcctgtttattttctctctatTCTCCTTCCACACTCatgcaaatacagtacagcactatgttaaatgtaaactactaaaaaaataaagggaaagcagtattttttcttctgcatagtaaagtttcaaggctgtattaagtcaatgtttcgTTGtagacttttgaaagaacaaccagaatgttttgttcagaggtctgaacgtttcagagttacagacaaccgccattcccaaggtgtttgtaactccgaggttctactgtatgtttaCTGTAGTAGATATCTTGCACAAGGGATGGTACCTCCTCTGTAGATTAACCTCTTTGAAGCCAAGGCATGACCACACATAAGTTAATTATTTACATTACGATACTGAGGgtaaatatttcaaaagcatctaagtgacttagaagcccaAACCTCATTGCATTCCTGGAAACTAAGCCACATTCTTCATTCCAACTTGTGTGAAATGCTGCTGGTGGAATTAGAACTGGAAGCCACAAACTCTCCATGGTGCTGTTGTCAGGAGGGAGTAATTATTTATTAACTTTTATAGCCACATGCATTTCTAGGACAGGTTTTCAGTGAAAtacttcattgattttttttttaaatgtatacagtAAAACTGCTTTGACGACTTGTGGGAGGTACACACAAGGACTTTGGTGAATTCATCTGAGTCATTATCAAGGAAACATTTAGTTGTTGCTTGAGATCATCCAATATCCGTTTACTGGATGTTTCAAAAATTAGGATAAACACCTTAAAAATCATATTCCTTTGCTTTTTGGGCTTTTGAATCTGGAAATCTTTGCCCACCAGATTTATTGATTCTGAGTTAATAGTCTTAAATGTAACATAAACTGGATAAAAAGATACAGTTCCATGTAAATCTCATGCTCCTGAGCCCTTCttgcactttgtattttgtgtattGATTTTAAAGCACCTTGAGATGCACTGGGCTCATGAAAGTGCTAGTTCAATTAACTTTGGATTGGAATTTAATGATAAATCCCAGTCTCTCCACTCTGGACACAAATTTAGGGGAGATGTAGGAGGACTGACTGGACCAGGTGGGTGTGGCTGGCGGATGGAGTCTCTTGTTCATTGCTGTGAATCCAACC is from Chelonia mydas isolate rCheMyd1 chromosome 4, rCheMyd1.pri.v2, whole genome shotgun sequence and encodes:
- the LOC102933901 gene encoding uncharacterized protein At2g34460, chloroplastic → MKLSVLGATGQSGQFLVSQALQQGHEVTALVRNVTKLTIQHKNLKVVEANIFSAELLSGHFQGQDAVISCLGFPYKIFSAISGYTDSMEAIVAAMRLARVNRVITMTSWYTSPESGQNAPLMVRFLLLPLIRSVLSNMKQMENYLEKECSDLSWTVVRPPGLQNVPATDKEILTHEGYFVPDPNGYPVTNSVARGDVARFMLSLLNSNEWIKKGVAMCTN